Part of the Aquimarina sp. MAR_2010_214 genome is shown below.
GAACTAATCGATCTAATGACACTTCTAATATATCAGCCATCCTATTGGCAACTTCTAGAGAAGGTATAGAAATATTACGCTCATACTTAGAAAGGTTCGTTACATGTACTCCTACCTTTTTGGCAAAAGCTTCTTGTGAAAACCCTTTTTGACTTCTTAACTCTTTAAGATTATTACTAAAACTATCCATAGTCTAAACACTAGTTAAAAGCACTATATATACTTATAATGCTGTACAAATCTACAAATCATATAGCGAATAATATCTATGACATGTAAAAAACATATCGAAAAGGATTAGTTAAATAAATCAAATTCGCTATGTTTGTAATCGAAAACGATTAGTAAAAACTTTTCAACAATGTTAGACACCACCAACCCACATAACTACAGTTACATCACAAAACAGTTAGAAATCCACATTCTAGGAGGTATTAAGTTTAATAATCTAGAACGTATGCGAGTTACACTAAGCATACAGAAACCAGAAAATCACAATGTGTTGCGTCATAGTATTGATTTATATAATGATAATACAATAGAGAGATTAGTTAGAAAAGTGGCAGAACGTATAGAAATAGGTACATCAATAGTGAGGCAGTGCCTCCAAGAGCTTACCGCAGCACTAGAGCAATACCGTATCGATCAGATTAATAAAGAGCAAGAAGTTCCTGTACTTAAATCATTATCTAATAAAGAACTGCAAGCCGCAGAAACCTTTTTGCGAAACAAAGACTTACTAAAAAACACCAATGAACTCATCGGTAAATCTGGTGTGATTGGTGAAGAAACTAACCGATTATTAATGTACCTGATCTTTACGAGCCGTAAAACATCAAATCCATTACATTGTATCAGTCTTGGTAGTTCGGGAGTTGGCAAAACACACCTGCAATCTAAAGTAGCAGAATTAATCCCTGATGAAGATAAAGTAGAAATCACAGTATTATCGGCAAATGCCTTTTACTATTTTAATAGAACAGAATTACAACACAAGTTAATCTTAATCGAGGATCTGGACGGAGCAGAAAGTGTACTCTACCCATTACGGGAGTTACAATCTAAAAAGAGGATTACCAAAACAGTAGTTCATAAAGACAAAAAAGGAACAACCAAAACTATACACCTTACTGTAGAAGGTCCTGTATCTGTTGCAGGATGTACTACTCAGGAATCTATTTATGAGGACAACAGCAACAGGAGTTTCCTGCTCTATATCGATGAATCTAGTGAGCAGGATAAAAAGATCATGCACTACCAGCGCGCCGAGTCGGCGGGACGAGTAAATAAACAAGAGGAGTTTATCGCAGCTAGGTTTTTACGAGATGTACAACGAATCTTAAAACCTATCAAAGTGATCAATCCATATGCAGAATACTTAGAGCTTCCCGAATCTGTATTTAAACCTAGAAGAACCAATAGCCACTATTTACAATTTATAGAAGCTGTTACTTTTTATTGCCAGTATCAAAGAGAGCGTAAATATGATAAGCAAACGGGCGAAGAATATATAGAAACTACCATCGAAGATATACAAGAAGCCAACGAAATTATCAAAGAGGTTTTACTACGTAAAAGTGATACCATAACAGGAGCGGTACGAAACCACCTAGAAAGGCTCAAAGCCTACTTAAAAGAAAATACTCAAACTACGTTTACCAATACTGAAATCCGAAGAAACCTACGGGTAAAAGAAACCACCCTACGCAGATACAATACACAATTACTGGAAGAAGGCTATATCAAACGGGTAAAGAAAGCTAAGACCAAAAGCTACTGTTTTGAGATTATAGATATCAATGAATATACAAACCTTAAAACCCAAATAGACAATGCATTAAATACTTGTCTGCATCGACTCGATACCGCCAGTTCGCCACCAAGTCGCCACCAAGTCGCCACACCCTAAATGGCGAGGTTAAAACAAAGAAAGCTAGTTAATTAACTACTTCTCGCCACTAAACCTTAAAAAACACATACCGTATGAAAAAATTAAAGCTACAAAACGATAGCTATAAGATACTATTGTCTGATTTTAAGGACTGGTTAGATATCTTAGGCTATAATGAAAAAGCAGTGTATTACACTCCCATCTTTATACAGGAGTTCTTCTATTGGTTAGAAAACCATGATATCCAACGTTTAGAACAAATTACTATCGATACTGTAAAAGCCTATTATAAATATTTAGGAGAACGCAGTAACCAACGTACAAGTGGAGGACTAAGCAAAGCCTATCTGAACAAACATCAAAATGCCCTTAGAAAGTTCAGGGAATACCTAAAAAAACATGGAGCCAGAACCTTTAAAATACATCTTCGCTTAGAAAAGAAAGAAAGTGCCATAAAAGATATCCTTACCCAGTCAGAGGTCAAACAACTCTTTGAAGTGACCAGTTACAGTAGTAAGTATCAGCGTACCCGATTAAGAGATAGAGCAATCCTTGTTATATTATACAGTTGTGGTTTACGCAGAAAAGAAGCCGTTAGCCTTGATATTGGTGATATCCTTTTTGATGCAGGACGTGTGTTTGTTAGACAAGGTAAAAACTATAAAGAACGTTACGTACCCATCAACAAACACAACTTACGAATCTTAGAAGATTATATCTACGAAGCACGCCCCATGTATAACGGTAGTCATGGTACAGAAGCTTTACTTATCAATAAATATGGTAACCGTATGCACGGTCAGGGTATGAGCAGAAGGTTACAGCATTTATTAACCCTTGTAGATGATCAAACCCTAAAGGAAAAACATATTACTCCACATTGTCTTAGGCATAGTATTGCAACCCATCTATTGCAACAAGGTATGCGTATAGAAGACATACAACAGTTCTTGGGGCATAGTTCTTTAAAATCAACACAGATATACACACATTTACTCGAATTATTATGAAAGATTATTATACCTATTTAGAAGAATTACAGCATAGTGAGCAAACCATAAAAACCAACCTTTACAATATTAATAAACTGAAACAGTGGTGCAGATCAAAACGTACCAAACCAGAAAATCTAACCTACAAACAAGTACTTAACTATATCAACCACCTAAAAACTACGAATCAACCCCAAACCATCAATAGACATATTTGGGCAATCAAACATTATTGTACCTATCTGATAGAACAAGGGTATCGAACAGATAATATTGCAGATGATCTTAAAGTAAGAGGAGAACGTAAAAAGGTCTTCCACAACTTGCTTACTAGTGATGAACTCGAAGACCTGTTTTACAGTTATGAAACCGATAAGATATGGAAGGGTAATTTTTATTACAAAGCCACTGCAAAACGTAATAAAATGGTAGTAGGATTATTGGTCTACCAAGGAGTATTAAGCAATAACTTTAAATCGTTAGAAGTTGAGCATGTAGACTTACGCAAAGGAACTATCTATATCCCAAGTACTCGACGTAATGCATGGAGAAAGTTAGCCTTAAAACCCTGGCAGATTATAGAACTCAAAGAATATATAGAAGAAATACGACCTATCCTGCAAGATCACATAGGTACAAATGATGAAAAGCTGTTCCCTCTAAATACTCCACAGTTCAATACCATTTTACACCCGATCTTAAAAAAGCTAAAAACCTATAATCAAAAGGTCACTAACAATACTCATATCAGAGCAAGTGTTATTGTAAACTGGTTAGGACAATACAATATCAGGAAAGTACAACAAATGGCAGGACATAGGCATATTAACTCTACAGAATCTTACAAACAAGATAATTTAGAGAGTCTGCATGAAGCTATAGACAAGTTCCATCCAATACATTAAACTACAAAATCCATCCTTATGAAAATAGAACTTATCATTACCGACAAAGAAGAATTAAGTTATTTACAAAGTTCCTTAGCCGTAGCGATACATGAGTTAAGTGCATCAGAAAAAAACCATGAAGATAGTATTTATTGGTTATCACAAATCTTGCTTTTATCTTACGAGTAGTATAATAACCAAGTGTCTCCTTACAGTCGAAATATTATTATGGGCGCAGCAAGAAAAATGCTTTGCCCATAAGCTGTTATAAGGTGTTCCTTCGTCACGCCACAAGCTATTTTTTGTTATTCCACAAGTGCAGAAAAAGCACTTGCTCCATACCGTTCCAACTTCCTCATCTTCGGTCGTCAGTTTACACTACAAACAAATAGCCTTGCTCTGTTCCTCTCTCACCCGTAGCTACTTTTTTGCTTAAAAACGATAAAGAACGCTATCGCTGAATACTAAATTAAGCAAAACCGCTACTTCATGGGCTACGCCGCTTGGTCGCAACCTAGCCGATTATTTATGTTGAAGTTAATATCTGATAAAGCTGAAAACATAAAAATCGTCTGGCACACAAAACCGTTACACTCCTTTTTGTGTGTCGGTTGCTCCTCTCCGCTAGGCTCTCGCCTTGTTCTGCGTACACGCAGTTATCTTCAATCGCCAGATGGCTATGATTAATCTTGAAGCTGAAGGTCAGCCGCAACAGCAGTTGCGCACTTCAGCTTCAAGATCAATCGTTCTTACTCAGACGGTAAACTATTTTAGTAAAAAGCGGAATGCGGTGGGTGATGTAGTAGGTCTTCCGCTTTTTATTAAAATACTAGCCAAATGGCGACTGAATGCCACGCAAAGAGCATAAAAACAGCCTAAAATGCCTCTAAACCCTTCCAAATCACGTCTACGACACGATTATATAGGTGTAATATTATAATATCTTCCGTAAAAATAGCTCGTTAGAAGTCAGATTTTTTAATGATAGCAGCTTGTGCGCGGCTATTTTACATAGTTGCGTTATAGGCCCTGACGGCAGGAAGAGCGACTATAACTACCAATTATGTAAAGATAGCTTTGACTATGCGGCTGGCATTAACAGTAAATTACTATTTTAGCTTAGCAGAGGGATAGATGACAGGTAGAACGTTCTTATTTTTTGCTCAATAGCAAGGTAACCGTGTAAAAAAAGGGTATACCGCTTGTTTTTTTACGTAACTGATTATACAGGTAATTACATCTATAAAAATGGTAATCTAGAGTTCTTTAACCATCCTGAAGGGTATGTAGAGAAAGAAGCAGATGGGTATAAATATGTATACCAGTTTAAAGACCATCTGGGGAATATTAGGTTATCCTATAAAGATGCTGACAAGAATGGCTCTATCTCTCAAAGTGAGATTATAGAAGAGAAGAATTATTATCCTTTCGGTATGACTCATTCTGGATATAATAGTATACTACGAGGAAGAAATCATAATTATGGTTTTGGTGGGAAAGAAGAACAATCAGAACTTAGTCTAGAATGGTTAGATTTCTCAGCAAGAAACTATGATTCTGCATTAGGTAGGTGGATGAACATTGATCCATTGGCAGAAGCCTACTATGAGTGGTCTCCATATAATTATTCATATAATAGTCCTTTGAAATTTACTGACCCTACTGGTATGGGACCAGAGGATTGGGTTGACAAAAATGGTAATCTTGTTTATGACCCAAGTTTAAATGATGGCAAAGGAGGTTTTACTGAACACGCTACGAATACCGATAAAAATATAGCGAGATCGCTAAGACAAACAGAAGAAGGAGAAGCTCAATTTCAAGAATTAGTAACTTCTGAAGCCCAAATACAAGTTGAGTTAGACTCAGACTCACCCATAAAGACAGATAAGAAAACTGGCAATGTTATTGCTGGAGAAACAAATAACAGCGAGGTTGAACAAGACTTAAAAACGGGAGATGTTAAAGTTTTAAAGTCAAAAATAGTTTTATTTGAAAAAACTATTGATGCAGTTGTAGATGCTACCGAAAACCAAACGGTCGAAGTTGGAGGAGAATCAATAAATGGTTTAAACTTTAGTGAGGTTTTAGGTTCCGTTTTTGGTCACGAAATTGAACATACTACAAATGAAAATGAAAAAACGGCTAGAACAAATGGTAATACAGAAACTAAGCCTGTGCAAATTCAAGTCAAGATAATACAACAATTAAAAAAGAATAAAAAGAATTAAAATGATGAAGAATATTGTAAAAATGATTTGCTTGTTATTTGTATTAAGTGGTACATCTAATGCTCAGGATAGTGATATTAACTTATCAAATAATTTAAAAAAAGATATTGCTGAATTTTTAATATCTAAGGATGTTTTAAAAGAGACAGAAGATATAACAAGGTATTTTAAAACCATCTATATCACCAATTTAAATAATAATGATTTTAAAATTGATGAAGAAATAGGTGTATATGCTGTTGGAGCTTCTATAAGTCATACACCAACTTTTTTATTGTTACAAAATAAAAATCAATATGATATCTATGAAATAAACAACCTTAAATCACTTCTAAATAAAGTATTAGAATTATTAGAGAAAAAAGAAGATTTAGAGGATCAAACTATTGTTAATTATATCAATAATATATTTAAAGCATACAATAATAATCTAGCAAAATCACAACAAGGTTTTGTGATTAAATAAAAACGGATGCTCTACGAATGTCTCTGACTTCGTAACGGTAAGAGTAAAATAAATGATAAGAAACAGTCATCTAGAAATAGGTGGCTGTTTTTTTATTGTGCTAGTTTTTGAGTAAGGTCTGCTTTAAGTACAAATGCAGATAGAAAATCTTTTACGGTCTCTTTTTGTTTATCAGAAAGGTTCTGTGCTTTATTAAAAAGACTTAGTAAATCTTGGTCGTCAATAGTTGTTTGTGCCTTATTCTCTCCATGAACTAATCGATCTAATGACACTTCTAATATATCAGCCATCCTATTGGCAACTTCTAGAGAAGGTATAGAAATATTACGCTCATACTTAGAAAGGTTCGTTACATGTACTCCTACCTTTTTGGCAAAAGCTTCTTGTGAAAACCCTTTTTGACTTCTTAACTCTTTAAGATTATTACTAAAACTATCCATAGTCTAAACACTAGTTAAAAGCACTATATATACTTATAATGCTGTACAAATCTACAAATCATATAGCGAATAATATCTATGACATGTAAAAAACATATCGAAAAGGATTAGTTAAATAAATCAAATTCGCTATGTTTGTAATCGAAAACGATTAGTAAAAACTTTTCAACAATGTTAGACACCACCAACCCACATAACTACAGTTACATCACAAAACAGTTAGAAATCCACATTCTAGGAGGTATTAAGTTTAATAATCTAGAACGTATGCGAGTTACACTAAGCATACAGAAACCAGAAAATCACAATGTGTTGCGTCATAGTATTGATTTATATAATGATAATACAATAGAGAGATTAGTTAGAAAAGTGGCAGAACGTATAGAAATAGGTACATCAATAGTGAGGCAGTGCCTCCAAGAGCTTACCGCAGCACTAGAGCAATACCGTATCGATCAGATTAATAAAGAGCAAGAAGTTCCTGTACTTAAATCATTATCTAATAAAGAACTGCAAGCCGCAGAAACCTTTTTGCGAAACAAAGACTTACTAAAAAACACCAATGAACTCATCGGTAAATCTGGTGTGATTGGTGAAGAAACTAACCGATTATTAATGTACCTGATCTTTACGAGCCGTAAAACATCAAATCCATTACATTGTATCAGTCTTGGTAGTTCGGGAGTTGGCAAAACACACCTGCAATCTAAAGTAGCAGAATTAATCCCTGATGAAGATAAAGTAGAAATCACAGTATTATCGGCAAATGCCTTTTACTATTTTAATAGAACAGAATTACAACACAAGTTAATCTTAATCGAGGATCTGGACGGAGCAGAAAGTGTACTCTACCCATTACGGGAGTTACAATCTAAAAAGAGGATTACCAAAACAGTAGTTCATAAAGACAAAAAAGGAACAACCAAAACTATACACCTTACTGTAGAAGGTCCTGTATCTGTTGCAGGATGTACTACTCAGGAATCTATTTATGAGGACAACAGCAACAGGAGTTTCCTGCTCTATATCGATGAATCTAGTGAGCAGGATAAAAAGATCATGCACTACCAGCGCGCCGAGTCGGCGGGACGAGTAAATAAACAAGAGGAGTTTATCGCAGCTAGGTTTTTACGAGATGTACAACGAATCTTAAAACCTATCAAAGTGATCAATCCATATGCAGAATACTTAGAGCTTCCCGAATCTGTATTTAAACCTAGAAGAACCAATAGCCACTATTTACAATTTATAGAAGCTGTTACTTTTTATTGCCAGTATCAAAGAGAGCGTAAATATGAT
Proteins encoded:
- a CDS encoding helix-turn-helix domain-containing protein, yielding MDSFSNNLKELRSQKGFSQEAFAKKVGVHVTNLSKYERNISIPSLEVANRMADILEVSLDRLVHGENKAQTTIDDQDLLSLFNKAQNLSDKQKETVKDFLSAFVLKADLTQKLAQ
- a CDS encoding RHS repeat domain-containing protein: MFFYVTDYTGNYIYKNGNLEFFNHPEGYVEKEADGYKYVYQFKDHLGNIRLSYKDADKNGSISQSEIIEEKNYYPFGMTHSGYNSILRGRNHNYGFGGKEEQSELSLEWLDFSARNYDSALGRWMNIDPLAEAYYEWSPYNYSYNSPLKFTDPTGMGPEDWVDKNGNLVYDPSLNDGKGGFTEHATNTDKNIARSLRQTEEGEAQFQELVTSEAQIQVELDSDSPIKTDKKTGNVIAGETNNSEVEQDLKTGDVKVLKSKIVLFEKTIDAVVDATENQTVEVGGESINGLNFSEVLGSVFGHEIEHTTNENEKTARTNGNTETKPVQIQVKIIQQLKKNKKN
- a CDS encoding helix-turn-helix domain-containing protein, yielding MDSFSNNLKELRSQKGFSQEAFAKKVGVHVTNLSKYERNISIPSLEVANRMADILEVSLDRLVHGENKAQTTIDDQDLLSLFNKAQNLSDKQKETVKDFLSAFVLKADLTQKLAQ
- a CDS encoding tyrosine-type recombinase/integrase, whose product is MKKLKLQNDSYKILLSDFKDWLDILGYNEKAVYYTPIFIQEFFYWLENHDIQRLEQITIDTVKAYYKYLGERSNQRTSGGLSKAYLNKHQNALRKFREYLKKHGARTFKIHLRLEKKESAIKDILTQSEVKQLFEVTSYSSKYQRTRLRDRAILVILYSCGLRRKEAVSLDIGDILFDAGRVFVRQGKNYKERYVPINKHNLRILEDYIYEARPMYNGSHGTEALLINKYGNRMHGQGMSRRLQHLLTLVDDQTLKEKHITPHCLRHSIATHLLQQGMRIEDIQQFLGHSSLKSTQIYTHLLELL
- a CDS encoding tyrosine-type recombinase/integrase; protein product: MKDYYTYLEELQHSEQTIKTNLYNINKLKQWCRSKRTKPENLTYKQVLNYINHLKTTNQPQTINRHIWAIKHYCTYLIEQGYRTDNIADDLKVRGERKKVFHNLLTSDELEDLFYSYETDKIWKGNFYYKATAKRNKMVVGLLVYQGVLSNNFKSLEVEHVDLRKGTIYIPSTRRNAWRKLALKPWQIIELKEYIEEIRPILQDHIGTNDEKLFPLNTPQFNTILHPILKKLKTYNQKVTNNTHIRASVIVNWLGQYNIRKVQQMAGHRHINSTESYKQDNLESLHEAIDKFHPIH